A section of the Hevea brasiliensis isolate MT/VB/25A 57/8 chromosome 17, ASM3005281v1, whole genome shotgun sequence genome encodes:
- the LOC110637673 gene encoding transcription factor BC1, producing the protein MAAFSYQHHPFRLDSVFLPNTPIKNLSGFMEEGNINTNCFSQFYPSKLPLQTPLDVRFHDTSLLDHSSMLAPSDNEPSVTKKQGTDSSTVVDKLESGEQVTQNLPPMEKKRKHANGSSLNSAQSKDARDGRSMKQKKRNSELKEEDKRPKAEKKVPEGPPTGYIHVRARRGQATDSHSLAERVRREKISERMKILQRLVPGCDKVTGKALMLDEIINYVQSLQNQVEFLSMKLASVNPLFYDFGMDLDALMVRSEGLSRLASSLPPRQQCTQTQPADFANAASANNTTATATATATFAYPLFDSSSASLLVQGQMSSDFIHQDSGSLLWGVDEQRQKFLNPSGFSNNLCSFH; encoded by the exons ATGGCAGCTTTTTCATACCAACACCACCCTTTTCGTCTTGACTCGGTTTTCTTGCCAAACACTCCCATTAAGAATCTGTCTGGTTTTATGGAGGAAGGGAACATCAATACCAATTGTTTTTCCCAATTTTACCCTTCTAAACTTCCCCTTCAGACTCCTCTTGATGTTAGATTTCATGACACTAGTCTTCTTGATCATAGCTCTATGCTTGCTCCTAGTGATAATGAACCTTCTGTGACCAAGAAACAGGGCACAGACTCCTCTACTGTTGTGGACAAGCTTGAAAGCGGTGAGCAAGTTACCCAGAATCTGCCTCCTATGGAAAAGAAGAGGAAGCATGCAAATGGTTCATCTTTGAATTCTGCTCAATCAAAG GATGCTAGAGATGGAAGAAGCATGAAACAAAAGAAACGCAATAGTGAATTAAAAGAAGAAGATAAGAGGCCTAAAGCTGAGAAAAAAGTTCCTGAAGGGCCCCCAACAGGCTACATTCATGTAAGAGCAAGGAGGGGCCAAGCAACAGACAGCCATAGTCTTGCAGAGAGG GTCAGAAGAGAAAAAATCAGTGAGAGGATGAAGATTTTGCAGCGTCTTGTTCCCGGCTGTGACAAG GTAACTGGAAAGGCCCTCATGTTGgatgaaattattaattatgtCCAGTCTCTACAGAATCAAGTGGAG TTCCTCTCCATGAAGCTTGCTTCTGTCAATCCTTTGTTCTATGACTTTGGAATGGATCTAGATGCATTGATGGTCAGATCGGag GGATTGAGTCGCTTGGCATCATCACTGCCACCTAGGCAACAATGCACCCAGACCCAGCCCGCTGATTTTGCCAATGCAGCTTCCGCCAACAACACCACTGCCACAGCCACCGCCACGGCCACCTTTGCGTATCCTCTCTTTGATAGTTCATCAGCATCACTTTTAGTTCAAGGGCAAATGTCTAGTGACTTCATTCATCAG